The DNA window GTGCCGGCGATCAAGCCCCGGCGCGAAATCATGCGCGAGGCGGCACTGCGCGGCTTCTCCACCGCCACCGACCTGGCCGACTACCTGGTGCGCAAGGGCTTGCCGTTCCGCGACTGCCACGAGATCGTCGGCCACGCGGTGAAATACGGTGTGGAAAGCGGCAAGGACCTGGCCGAGATGAGCCTGGACGAACTGCGCCGCTTCAGCGACCAGATCGGCGACGACGTCTTCGCCGTCCTGACCCTGGAAGGTTCGGTGAACGCCCGCAACCATATCGGCGGCACCGCACCCGCCCAGGTGCGCCTGGCCGTGGCCCGTGGCCACGAACTGCTGGCGGCACGCTGACCTGTGGTTCGACGCGGGCCTCCCGGCCCGCGTAGCACCCTCGACCTGTAACGCCGCGCCGGACGTCTCCGATGCCTGGGTGTCCGGCGCACCATCCCGACGGAGCCGCCATGCCCCTCTCGATCCGCCCCGCTACTTCCGCCGATGCCGCCCTGATCCTGCGCTTCATCACCGACCTGGCGATCTACGAAAAAGCCGAACATGAAGTGAAGACCGATGTGGCCGGCCTGCAGGCCACGCTGTTCGCCGAGGACGGTCCGGCCAACGCGCTGATCGTCGAGCAGGACGGCCAGCCCATCGGCTACGCGGTGTACTTCTACAACTACTCGACCTGGCTCGGCTGCAAGGGGCTGTACCTGGAAGACCTCTACATCTCGCCAGAATCACGCGGCAGTGGCGCGGGCAAGGCGACCCTGCAATACCTGGCACGGCTGGCAGTAAGCGAAGGCTGTGGACGCTTCGAATGGTCGGTACTGGACTGGAACCAGCCCGCCATCGACTTCTACCAGTCACTCGGCGCCCGCCCCCAGGACGAATGGGTCGGCTATCGCCTGACAGGCGAAGCCCTGCAGCGCCTTGCCCAGAGCTGAGGGCCGGACGGACCTCAGCGGGCGAGCCTGGCCTTCATAAGGGCCACGGTGGCCTCCCGTGATGCGTCGCGCTCGGCGGCGATACGCTGCACGTTGGGGTTCTCGCCCAGGCGCTGCAACAACGCCCGGGCCTCGGGCAGCTCCTGCAACAGGTCGAGACCGAACAGCTTATGCGCCACATGCGCCGCCAGTGGCAGGCTGTAGAGCAGGTAAATGTCCGCCAGCGTGAACTGCTCGCCCGCCACGAAAGGCGCAAAGCGCGCCTGGCGCCTGAGCGCCGCGATACCCGCCGGCAGCTCGATCCGGGCGACATCCTTGATGGCATCCGCGACAGTACCGCCGAAGAAGGCCTCCGGGTAACAACTGCGTGCTGGCAGTTCCAGATAAAGCTCGATGGTGCGCGCCAGGGAGCGTACCTGCGCACGCTCGAACGCGTTGTCCGGCAGGAGTGGCTGGCCACCCTGGCTGTCCTCCAGGTACTCGAGGATCGCCGCGGTTTCCGTGAGGAATCCCTGTGGCGTCTCCAGTATCGGCACCTTGCGGCGCGGGCTGATGGCCTTGAAACCGGCAGGAGGCGTCGTCAGTACATTGACCTCCTCGAACGGCAGGGCTTTCTCCAGCAGCGCCAGCTTGACCATGTTGTAGTAATTGCTCAGGGCGAAACCGTGCAGCTTCAGCATGGAGGACATCCGTCATCGTCGGGGAGACTCCTTGTACCCCAGAAGCGGGTGGCTGCCCAGCCCCGGCCATCTGTGCCAGACTCCTGGCAACGCACCGCACGGAATACCCGATGAACACGCACGACGATGAAGAACAGTTCGCCCAGGACACACTGATCCAGGCCATTGAAAATCAACTGGAAGCTGATGAGCCACCCGCCGTGCGAGCCGTGCTCAACAAGCTCACGCTGGTGGGGTACGAGCGCGAAGAGAGCCTGCACCTGATGGCACTGGCGCTGGCCGATGAAATCAACCATATGCTCGAAAAGCAGCGCCCTTTCGATGGCGCCCGCTACGAAGAATTGCTGCGCAATCTGCCTGATCTACCCGAACCGCACGACGCCTGAAAAAAGCGTATTCTGGCCCGAACACACAAGAACGAAGGAAAGGAAAACACATGGCCTACACCCCCGAAAGAACCGCCGAACTGGAAATCCTCGGCCTGTTCAACCTGGATAGCGCCCAGGAGGGCCTGAAGATCCACAAGGACGCATCGTCCCATCTGATCGACGCCGCACAGCGGTTGTATGAGAAAGGCCTGACGACGCAAACCGATGGTGGCTACCTGACCAGCCTTGGCCGCGATGCGGCTGAACATGCCCAGGCGCTGCTGTTGATCCTGTCCTCGAAACAAGGTGCATAAGCACGAGGCAAGCGATACAGGAACCGGACCTTGCGTCCGGTTTCAGCGTTTCTTCAAGTAGCGCGTCAATCCCTGGAACCACAGCACCAGCGCCGGATTGCCGTTGACCTTGATGTGCTGGTCCTGGATGCCCTGCATGAAGGCCAGTTGCTTGTTCTTCGCCTGCAAGGTAGCGAAACCGTAGGATGCATCGCGAAACCCCAGGGAAAACGCAGGATCGTCGCCACGGCCGGAACGGCTGCTGATACGCTGCGCCTTGACGGTGAAATGACGTGCCACCTTGCCGTCGAGCGTATAGAGATCGAAGCTCAGGTCCTTGCCCGCCAGCTCCTGCTGCATCTCCGGGTTATTGCGGCTGGCTCTGGCCAGCAACAGCCCCAGCGCCCAGAGCAGAAAACGGAACTTCATACCAACCCTCCCCAATTCAAAGGCCCGGAGCGGGCAGACCGTTGAAATCGGCTACCGGCTCCGGGCACAACGCTTCAGCCGATGGCGTCCTTGAGCAGCTTGCCTGGCTTGAAGGCTACGGTATTGCTCGCCTTGATGGTCACCGGCTCGCCGGTCTGGGGGTTCTTGCCAGTGCGGGCGCCACGGTGACGCTGCACGAAGGTGCCGAAACCGACCAGGGTCACACTGTCCTTGCGGCCCAGGGCCTGGGTGATTTCATCGAGGATGGAGTTCAGGACACGGTTGGCCTGATCTTTGTTCAAATCGGCCTTTTCGGCGATGACCGCCGCGAGTTCCGGTTTACGCATGGATGGATAGCCTCTGAGACATTCTTGTTGTTGTGTCCACTGCTGGCAAACAGCAGCATTTAAGGCGCTACGACGGGCGTTGACCGCCGCAGACGTCCTGAGAATGGCACGACACTCACGGTCGCGCCAGCCCAAAAACGCAGCCAGGCCGCTTCGTGAGCGGCGTCTAATCCCTTGGTCGAAGATAATCCGGTCAATCCGCCATGAGCGGCGGCAGCAGCGGGGTCAACGCCTGCCGTGCCTGCGTTGCCTGGCCGCACAAGGCATAGCCAAGCAGCAGACCGCCATCGTCGAGGTACAGCGCGCGGATATCATCGCCGTTTCCCGTGACCTGCCAATGCCCCGCCGCCGCTGCGGCAGGGGGCGCGACGACCAGGGCGCAGGCGGGCGTCTTCACCGTCACCGGCATCACCCCGTAGCGCACCGCGCTCGGCTCGCCCGCCAGGGTGCTGGCCAGCGCACGCGCAGCGGCCATCAGCGGCATGACGTAAAGCAGGCTGTGCCCGTCCACCTCGGCACAGTCGCCCAATGCGTGGATATTCGGCTGCGAGGTACGCAGCCAGCGGTCAACCACGACGCCTCGGGCCACCGACAACCCCGCCGCCTGCGCCAATGCCGTACGTGGGCGCAGGCCCACGGCACTGAGGACAATGTCGCAAGCCAGGGTACGGCCATCGGACAGGCGCGCCAGCCGCTCACCACTCTGGCGTTGCAGATGCTCCACCACCGCACCGCAGTGGAACAGCACGCCCGTGCGCTCCAGGGCGCCCTGCACGGCACTCGCCACCTCGCCCGGCAACAGGCCGGGCATGATCTGGCGTGCAGGCGACACCACCTCGACACGATGCCCGGACAGCGCCAGGTCGTTGGCAAACTCGCAGCCAATCAGCCCCGCCCCCATGATCAGAATGCGCGAAGGGCCACGAATGGCCTGTTGCAAACGACGGTAGTCCGCCAGGTCGTTCACCGTGAAAATCGCATCGCTGCCATCACCACCGAGCGAAGCCCGGACCGGCTCAGCCCCCAGGGCCAGGACCAGGTCGCGATAGGAGATCGCCTCGTCGCCGAGCCAGATACGCCTGGCCTGCGGTTCCAGGCGTGTGACCTGGGTGCGGGTACGGACCTCGGCCGCCAGTTGCTCAGCCATTCGCTGCGCACTGGCGGTGACCATGGCGTCGGCATCCTTGCCCTTGCCAAAGCCCGTGGAAAGCATCGGCTTCGAATAGCACTCGCCGTCGTCGGCACTGATCAGGAGCAGCGGCGTCGTCTGGTCCCGTTTGCGGAACTCGCGCGCCAGGGTATAGCCAGCCAGCCCTGTACCGACAATCACCAGAGGGTCGCTCATCCAACGCCCCCTCAGTCCAGCCGGATCATTTCGAAGTCGTCCTTGCCGACGCCACAATCAGGGCACAGCCAGTCCTGCGGGACGTCCTCCCAGCGCGTGCCGGCGGCGATGCCCTCATCCGGCAGACCAAGCGCCTCGTCGTAGATAAAACCGCACACGATACATTGCCACTTGCTCATCACTGCCCCTCTACCGGCCCGCCAGGCCGGACTGATGTTTCCGAGTCGCCCGAACCGCTCATACCTGCGGCCCGGAACCCAGTTTCTGCAACATGTCCAACTCCGAGCGCATACCCGAGGTCTCACGGATACGGCCAAGAATCTCGCGTTTGAGCGCCAGGAAATCCGCGGAAAGCTTCATGTCCTGATGCCGTTCGGCAGGCAGCGGCACCTCATACTGACTGTCGATCCGGCCTGGGCGCGGGGCCATCAGCACGATGCGCGTGCCCAGGTAGATCGCCTCGTCCACGTCATGGGTGACGAAAACGATCGTGCTCTTCTCCAGCCGGTGCACGTGGCGGATCAGGTCGTGCATGACCTCGCGGGTCTGGGCATCCAGCGCGCCGAAAGGCTCGTCCATCAGCAGGATGTCCGGCTTGCCCATCAGCGCCCTGGCAATCGCCACACGCTGCTGCATACCGCCGGAAAGCTGGCTGGGGTACGCATCGGCAAAAGGCTCCAGCCCCATCAGGCCAAGCAGTGCCCAGGCCCGGCCATCCGCCGTCTCGATGTCGCCATCG is part of the Pseudomonas sp. ABC1 genome and encodes:
- a CDS encoding SCP2 sterol-binding domain-containing protein produces the protein MKFRFLLWALGLLLARASRNNPEMQQELAGKDLSFDLYTLDGKVARHFTVKAQRISSRSGRGDDPAFSLGFRDASYGFATLQAKNKQLAFMQGIQDQHIKVNGNPALVLWFQGLTRYLKKR
- a CDS encoding glutathione S-transferase family protein; this encodes MLKLHGFALSNYYNMVKLALLEKALPFEEVNVLTTPPAGFKAISPRRKVPILETPQGFLTETAAILEYLEDSQGGQPLLPDNAFERAQVRSLARTIELYLELPARSCYPEAFFGGTVADAIKDVARIELPAGIAALRRQARFAPFVAGEQFTLADIYLLYSLPLAAHVAHKLFGLDLLQELPEARALLQRLGENPNVQRIAAERDASREATVALMKARLAR
- a CDS encoding TIGR02647 family protein, which gives rise to MAYTPERTAELEILGLFNLDSAQEGLKIHKDASSHLIDAAQRLYEKGLTTQTDGGYLTSLGRDAAEHAQALLLILSSKQGA
- a CDS encoding ABC transporter ATP-binding protein; translated protein: MAAPINIKGLGKSFQGRGKSIEALRGIDLDIRDNEFVTFVGASGCGKSTLLRIIAGLESHSSGQLLLGGQPLTGPGRERAMVFQHYSLYPWLTVMQNIKFSRRLKVVSDTVRHDGDIETADGRAWALLGLMGLEPFADAYPSQLSGGMQQRVAIARALMGKPDILLMDEPFGALDAQTREVMHDLIRHVHRLEKSTIVFVTHDVDEAIYLGTRIVLMAPRPGRIDSQYEVPLPAERHQDMKLSADFLALKREILGRIRETSGMRSELDMLQKLGSGPQV
- a CDS encoding rubredoxin translates to MSKWQCIVCGFIYDEALGLPDEGIAAGTRWEDVPQDWLCPDCGVGKDDFEMIRLD
- a CDS encoding HU family DNA-binding protein; amino-acid sequence: MRKPELAAVIAEKADLNKDQANRVLNSILDEITQALGRKDSVTLVGFGTFVQRHRGARTGKNPQTGEPVTIKASNTVAFKPGKLLKDAIG
- a CDS encoding DUF1841 family protein — protein: MNTHDDEEQFAQDTLIQAIENQLEADEPPAVRAVLNKLTLVGYEREESLHLMALALADEINHMLEKQRPFDGARYEELLRNLPDLPEPHDA
- a CDS encoding FAD-dependent oxidoreductase yields the protein MSDPLVIVGTGLAGYTLAREFRKRDQTTPLLLISADDGECYSKPMLSTGFGKGKDADAMVTASAQRMAEQLAAEVRTRTQVTRLEPQARRIWLGDEAISYRDLVLALGAEPVRASLGGDGSDAIFTVNDLADYRRLQQAIRGPSRILIMGAGLIGCEFANDLALSGHRVEVVSPARQIMPGLLPGEVASAVQGALERTGVLFHCGAVVEHLQRQSGERLARLSDGRTLACDIVLSAVGLRPRTALAQAAGLSVARGVVVDRWLRTSQPNIHALGDCAEVDGHSLLYVMPLMAAARALASTLAGEPSAVRYGVMPVTVKTPACALVVAPPAAAAAGHWQVTGNGDDIRALYLDDGGLLLGYALCGQATQARQALTPLLPPLMAD
- a CDS encoding GNAT family N-acetyltransferase; protein product: MPLSIRPATSADAALILRFITDLAIYEKAEHEVKTDVAGLQATLFAEDGPANALIVEQDGQPIGYAVYFYNYSTWLGCKGLYLEDLYISPESRGSGAGKATLQYLARLAVSEGCGRFEWSVLDWNQPAIDFYQSLGARPQDEWVGYRLTGEALQRLAQS